The Acinetobacter defluvii genome includes a region encoding these proteins:
- a CDS encoding LysR substrate-binding domain-containing protein: MSLDIRWIEDILALDAMKSISKAAEHRFVSQSAFTRRIQQIELDLGQEILVRNGKNIEFNEVGQVLLSTAKNIKDQLDLTLSLLNKLNTQDKIIKFSVSHSLMSNYFSQVVKYLPEKLKDFHLEIATNNVGEGLKNLKEGICHFLICYADTTLLNSLDSSLIAYHKLGEMEIIPVCTTEQNYDLENDQHLPLLTYGSKAYLRKYVDKIIQPLDYKILYETDNALDLKELVLQGLGIAWLPRNVVNNEIKQNKLKIINDTDFYFTQEIYILKSKINRNPNLQLVWENLIYH; encoded by the coding sequence ATGAGTTTAGATATTCGCTGGATTGAAGATATTTTGGCACTAGATGCTATGAAATCTATTTCAAAAGCTGCTGAACATCGCTTTGTGAGCCAATCTGCTTTTACCCGAAGAATCCAACAAATTGAACTCGACTTAGGACAAGAAATTTTGGTTAGAAATGGGAAAAATATAGAATTTAATGAAGTTGGACAAGTGCTTTTATCAACAGCAAAAAATATTAAAGATCAACTCGATCTTACTCTAAGCTTGCTAAATAAACTCAATACGCAAGATAAAATTATTAAATTTTCAGTTTCACATTCCTTAATGTCGAATTATTTTTCACAAGTTGTTAAATATTTACCTGAAAAGTTGAAAGATTTTCACCTTGAAATTGCCACCAATAATGTAGGAGAAGGACTGAAGAATTTAAAAGAGGGTATTTGTCATTTTTTGATTTGTTATGCAGATACAACGTTGCTTAATTCATTAGACAGTAGCTTGATTGCATATCATAAATTGGGTGAAATGGAGATTATTCCAGTATGTACAACTGAGCAAAATTATGATTTAGAAAATGATCAACATTTACCACTATTAACTTATGGTTCAAAGGCGTATTTGCGTAAATATGTCGATAAAATTATTCAACCCTTAGATTATAAAATATTATATGAAACAGACAATGCACTTGATTTAAAAGAGCTTGTTTTGCAAGGGTTGGGTATCGCATGGCTACCTAGAAATGTCGTGAATAATGAAATCAAGCAAAATAAGTTAAAAATTATAAATGATACAGATTTTTATTTTACTCAGGAAATTTATATTTTAAAAAGTAAAATTAATCGCAATCCAAATTTACAACTGGTATGGGAAAATTTAA